The following proteins come from a genomic window of Scomber japonicus isolate fScoJap1 chromosome 4, fScoJap1.pri, whole genome shotgun sequence:
- the LOC128356836 gene encoding probable G-protein coupled receptor 153, whose product MVDEVTTMKDDVINANTLPWLVCSGVSILANTWSILSVSAKQKKWKPLEFLICTLAGTHILNMAIPITMYCVITLRRQHSNYEWNEGLCKVFVSTFYTLTLVTCFSVTSLSYHRMWMVRWPVNYRLSNTKKQAVHTVMGIWMVSFILSTLPAVGWHDTIDRFYTSDCRFIVTEIGLGFGVCFLLLIGGSVAMGVICIGIALFQTFSIQAGHNADKNKFNVPTIVVEDAQGKRRSSIDGSEPLKTSLQITYLISGIVFIYDFLTGFPILVVSFASLKFNRSYDWMVLCVLWCSIAQSILLPMFLWACDRYRADIRMVWEKCVAIMSNDDVDEENSQDGGIHADLIYDRPYDYSSAPEIVTIDRNAKYEFSTLERGVPQGYPLREHQEDRMQYLQVPPTRRYSHDETDMWTSDRIPSYLHRWGSTEDMIVTAHYSSTLPHHERRRNSLVSYHEESHHHHHPHRKRRRSEDSMHSLKHLPRVVCGGERYEDELRCFSRDEVINFIDETPLPSPRKSPRRTSTISLIPNVYEQHTVILPHFALTDFEREPQALRRLSEHKRSSSRGNSPEGTPKPDRPAGKKSPGACGSGKGCRERLRDAKHQGEVASPGRSQQTPGHSACRPRTGVGYGAGAGADWVHQKHLSKAESKGSTNSFVSIPSASSSGYITFHSDSVGSTT is encoded by the exons ATGGTGGATGAGGTGACCACCATGAAGGATGACGTCATCAATGCCAACACGCTGCCTTGGCTGGTCTGCTCGGGCGTGTCCATCCTGGCCAACACATGGAGCATCCTTAGCGTCAGTGCCAAGCAGAAAAAGTGGAAGCCACTGGAATTCCTCATCTGCACACTGGCAGGCACGCACATCCTCAACATGGCCATCCCCATCACCATGTACTGTGTCATAACGCTGCGCCGCCAGCATTCTAACTATGAGTGGAACGAGGGTTTGTGCAAGGTGTTTGTTTCCACCTTCTACACTCTCACATTGGTCACCTGCTTCTCTGTCACCTCGCTCTCTTATCACCGCATGTGGATGGTACGCTGGCCAGTAAACTACAG GTTGAGTAACACCAAGAAGCAGGCGGTGCACACAGTGATGGGGATATGGATGGTGTCATTCATCCTGTCTACGCTTCCAGCAGTGGGCTGGCACGACACCATCGACCGCTTCTACACCTCTGACTGTCGATTTATTGTGACTGAGATCGGCCTGGGCTTTGGCGTTTGCTTTCTGCTGCTGATTGGCGGGAGCGTGGCCATGGGTGTGATCTGTATTGGCATTGCCCTCTTTCAGACCTTCTCCATTCAGGCGGGCCATAATGCTGATAAGAACAAGTTTAACGTCCCCACCATAGTGGTGGAGGACGCCCAGGGGAAGCGCAGATCATCCATTGATGGATCAGAGCCTCTCAAGACGTCACTGCAGATCACTTACCTGATCAGTGGCATTGTGTTCATCTATGACTTCCTGACTGGCTTCCCCATACTG GTGGTGAGCTTTGCCAGTCTGAAGTTCAACCGCTCCTACGACTGGATGGTGTTGTGCGTGCTGTGGTGCTCCATCGCCCAGTCCATCTTGCTACCCATGTTCCTCTGGGCTTGTGACCGCTATCGGGCTGATATCCGCATGGTGTGGGAGAAGTGTGTTGCCATTATGTCCAATGATGATGTGGATGAGG AAAACAGCCAAGATGGAGGAATTCATGCCGACTTAATATATGACAGACCATATGACTATAGCTCGGCGCCTGAAATCGTGACGATAGACCGTAATGCCAAGTATGAGTTCTCAACCTTAGAAAGGGGGGTCCCGCAAGGGTATCCATTGAGGGAACATCAGGAAGATAGAATGCAGTATTTGCAg GTGCCCCCTACAAGAAGATACTCCCACGACGAAACCGACATGTGGACCAGCGACCGGATCCCCTCATACCTTCACCGATGGGGCTCCACCGAGGACATGATAGTGACTGCCCACTACAGCTCCACCTTGCCACACCACGAGAGGCGCAGGAACAGCCTGGTCTCCTACCACGAGGAGagccaccatcatcatcaccctcaTCGCAAGCGGCGACGCTCTGAGGATAGTATGCACTCCCTCAAGCACCTGCCACGTGTGGTTTGCGGCGGGGAGCGCTATGAGGACGAACTGCGGTGTTTCAGCCGCGATGAGGTGATCAATTTTATAGATGAGACGCCACTGCCGAGCCCCAGGAAGAGCCCACGGCGTACATCCACCATCTCTCTTATACCCAATGTGTATGAACAACACACAGTCATCCTTCCTCACTTTGCGCTCACAGACTTTGAGCGTGAGCCTCAAGCGCTCAGGCGGCTCTCAGAACACAAAAGGAGCAGTAGTCGGGGAAACTCGCCTGAAGGTACCCCCAAACCAGACAGACCTGCTGGAAAGAAGAGCCCTGGGGCTTGTGGCTCTGGTAAGGGGTGCCGGGAGCGCCTGCGAGATGCAAAACACCAGGGTGAAGTGGCCTCACCAGGGCGCAGTCAGCAGACTCCAGGGCACTCTGCTTGTAGGCCCAGGACAGGTGTTGGATACGGGGCCGGTGCTGGAGCTGACTGGGTGCATCAGAAGCACCTGAGCAAGGCTGAGAGTAAAGGAAGCACAAACAGTTTTGTAAGCATACCCTCGGCATCGTCCTCGGGATACATTACCTTTCACTCTGATTCTGTAGGCTCCACCACCTAA
- the her3 gene encoding hairy-related 3, translated as MVATTDCVEKSKPISGNKVSKPLMEKKRRARINKCLDQLKSLLESYYSSNIRKRKLEKADILELTVKHLRNLQKIQSCNTPASDFSDYQSGFRSCLANFNQYLLMADNLNGSDHWMLSQLSSKLCCSRGRDNSSTMDSGPGRAETHDPARRPPPSAAGPDEGKAAKSKPVKPQSASVCRFLPNEDALQSCGTKQAVHTAESTQNTHEKRSSLKKFDTTDYCRNEVSNTQNNVWRPW; from the exons ATGGTGGCCACAACAGACTGCGTGGAGAAGTCCAAACCCATCTCTGGAAACAAG gtaTCCAAACCACTAATGGAAAAGAAACGAAGAGCTCGCATAAACAAGTGTTTGGACCAATTAAAATCTCTTCTGGAGAGCTACTACAGCAGCAAT ATTCGAAAGCGCAAACTGGAAAAGGCTGACATCTTGGAGCTCACTGTGAAACACCTGAGGAACCTTCAAAAGATTCAGAGCT GCAATACCCCTGCTTCTGACTTTTCAGACTACCAATCAGGCTTCCGCAGCTGCCTGGCAAACTTCAACCAGTACTTGCTGATGGCAGACAACTTAAACGGGAGCGACCACTGGATGTTATCGCAGCTTTCCAGTAAACTCTGCTGCTCTCGGGGGCGAGACAACtccagcaccatggacagcggcCCGGGCCGAGCTGAGACACACGACCCGGCACGGAGACCTCCTCCATCTGCAGCCGGGCCTGATGAGGGAAAAGCGGCCAAATCTAAACCGGTGAAACCCCAAAGTGCAAGTGTTTGTCGTTTTCTGCCAAATGAAGATGCACTGCAATCATGTGGAACAAAACAGGCCGTCCACACAGCGGAGTCCACGCAAAACACTCATGAAAAACGTTCAAGTCTCAAGAAGTTTGACACAACAGATTACTGCAGGAATGAAGTTTCCAACACTCAGAACAACGTCTGGAGGCCTTGGTAG